The following coding sequences are from one Zalophus californianus isolate mZalCal1 chromosome 5, mZalCal1.pri.v2, whole genome shotgun sequence window:
- the PTGER4 gene encoding prostaglandin E2 receptor EP4 subtype, protein MSTPGVNASASSTPDRPNSPVTIPAVMFIFGVVGNLVAIVVLCKSRKEQKETTFYTLVCGLAVTDLLGTLLVSPVTIATYMKGQWPGGEALCEYSTFILLFFSLSGLSIICAMSIERYLAINHAYFYSHYVDKRLAGLTLVAVYASNVLFCALPNMGLGSSRLQYPDTWCFIDWTTNVTAHAAFSYMYAGFSSFLILATVLCNVLVCGALLRMHRQFMRRTSLGTEQHHAAGPVAVPWAPCRSNPTAASPVLPRLSDFRRRRSFRGIAGAEIQMVILLIATSLVVLICSIPLVVRVFINQLYQPRLVQEISKNPDLQAIRIAAVNPILDPWIYILLRKTVLSKAIEKIKCLFCRIGGSRRDRSGQHCSDSRRTSSAMSGHSRSFLSRELKEISSTSQTLLYMPDLSENGLGGRNLLPGVPGTGPAQADTTSLRTLRISETSDSSQGQDSESVLLVDEVSGSSRSGPAPKGNSLQVTFPNETLNLSEKCI, encoded by the exons ATGTCCACTCCTGGGGTCAATGCGTCCGCCTCCTCTACCCCTGACCGTCCGAACAGCCCGGTGACCATCCCGGCGGTGATGTTCATCTTCGGGGTAGTGGGCAACCTGGTGGCCATCGTGGTGCTGTGCAAGTCGCGCAAAGAGCAGAAGGAGACGACCTTCTATACGTTGGTGTGCGGGCTGGCCGTCACCGACCTGCTGGGCACGTTGCTGGTGAGCCCGGTGACCATCGCCACGTACATGAAGGGCCAGTGGCCCGGAGGCGAAGCACTCTGCGAGTACAGCACCTTCATCCTGCTCTTCTTCAGCCTGTCCGGCCTCAGCATCATCTGTGCCATGAGTATCGAGCGCTACCTGGCCATCAACCACGCCTACTTCTACAGCCACTACGTGGACAAGCGGCTGGCCGGCCTCACGCTCGTCGCGGTCTATGCATCCAACGTGCTCTTCTGCGCGTTGCCCAACATGGGCCTGGGCAGCTCGCGGCTGCAGTACCCGGACACCTGGTGCTTCATTGACTGGACCACCAACGTGACGGCGCACGCCGCCTTCTCCTACATGTACGCGGGCTTCAGCTCCTTCCTCATTCTCGCCACCGTGCTCTGCAATGTGCTGGTGTGCGGTGCGCTGCTCCGCATGCACCGCCAGTTCATGCGCCGCACCTCGCTGGGCACCGAGCAGCACCACGCGGCGGGCCCAGTCGCGGTGCCCTGGGCCCCCTGCCGCAGCAACCCGACCGCCGCCTCCCCCGTTCTGCCGCGCCTCAGCGACTTTCGCCGCCGCCGGAGTTTCCGCGGAATAGCGGGCGCCGAGATCCAGATGGTCATCTTACTCATCGCCACCTCCCTGGTGGTGCTTATCTGCTCCATCCCGCTCGTG GTACGGGTGTTCATCAACCAGTTATATCAGCCACGTTTGGTGCAAGAAATCAGCAAAAACCCAGACTTGCAGGCCATCCGAATTGCTGCTGTGAACCCCATCCTGGACCCCTGGATCTATATCCTTCTGCGGAAGACCGTGCTCAGCAAAGCAATAGAGAAGATCAAGTGCCTCTTCTGCCGCATTGGCGGGTCCCGCAGAGACCGTTCGGGACAGCACTGCTCAGACAGCAGAAGGACATCTTCCGCCATGTCTGGCCACTCCCGCTCCTTCCTCTCCCGAGAGCTGAAGGAGATCAGCAGCACATCTCAGACCCTCCTGTACATGCCGGACCTCAGTGAAAATGGTCTTGGCGGCAGGAATCTGCTTCCCGGTGTACCTGGCACGGGCCCGGCCCAGGCAGACACCACCTCCCTGAGGACTTTGCGAATATCAGAGACCTCGGACTCCTCCCAGGGGCAGGATTCAGAGAGTGTGTTACTGGTGGACGAGGTTAGTGGGAGCAGCAGGTCTGGGCCTGCCCCCAAGGGGAACTCTCTGCAAGTCACATTTCCCAATGAAACACTGAACTtatcagaaaaatgtatatag